A genomic segment from Micromonospora echinaurantiaca encodes:
- a CDS encoding SCP2 sterol-binding domain-containing protein — protein sequence MVDATTRFFEDLDRRGFEPVLAKTKGTLRFDLHEGAQTTHWLMRMDRGRVEVSQEDAEADTVVGTTPELFEDLATGRENGIAALFRGDMTVTGDARLVVQVERLFPGPPDSRGPRRRFERGMQR from the coding sequence ATGGTGGACGCGACCACGAGGTTCTTCGAGGATCTCGACCGGCGGGGGTTCGAACCCGTGCTGGCGAAGACCAAGGGGACCCTGCGTTTCGATCTGCACGAGGGGGCGCAGACCACGCACTGGCTGATGCGGATGGACCGGGGCCGGGTCGAGGTGAGCCAGGAGGACGCCGAGGCGGACACCGTCGTCGGGACCACCCCGGAGTTGTTCGAGGACCTGGCCACCGGGCGGGAGAACGGGATCGCGGCGCTGTTCCGGGGGGACATGACGGTGACCGGTGACGCCCGGCTGGTGGTGCAGGTCGAACGGCTCTTCCCGGGCCCGCCGGACAGCCGTGGGCCGCGCCGGCGCTTCGAGAGGGGGATGCAGCGATGA